A region from the Streptomyces sp. 3214.6 genome encodes:
- a CDS encoding arsenate reductase ArsC, producing the protein MSDSTPRPSVLFVCVHNAGRSQMAAAFLTHLAGEKVEVRSAGSAPADTVNPVVVEAMNEVGIDISAETPKVLTVEAVQASDVVITMGCGDACPVFPGKRYLDWQLDDPAGQGVDAVRPIRDEIEQRIRVLMNELIGSRRGAGTVTDLRS; encoded by the coding sequence ATGAGCGACTCCACTCCGCGCCCCTCCGTTCTGTTCGTCTGCGTCCACAACGCCGGGCGCTCTCAGATGGCCGCCGCCTTCCTCACTCACCTCGCCGGGGAGAAGGTGGAAGTCCGCTCGGCCGGCTCTGCCCCTGCCGACACGGTCAATCCGGTGGTGGTGGAAGCGATGAACGAAGTCGGCATCGACATCTCCGCCGAGACACCGAAGGTCCTCACGGTGGAAGCCGTGCAAGCGTCCGATGTCGTCATCACGATGGGGTGCGGAGACGCCTGCCCTGTCTTCCCGGGAAAGCGATACCTCGACTGGCAACTCGACGATCCGGCCGGCCAGGGCGTCGATGCCGTCCGCCCGATCCGGGACGAGATCGAGCAGCGGATCCGTGTCCTGATGAACGAGCTGATCGGCAGCAGGCGGGGAGCGGGCACCGTCACTGACTTGCGGTCATGA
- a CDS encoding TIGR03936 family radical SAM-associated protein: MQRIRLRYTKRGRLRFTSHRDFQRAFERALRRAEVPMAYSAGFTPHPKVSYANAAPTGTGSEAEYLEIALTAARDPEKLRILLDESLPAGLDVVDAVEARTSGLADRLTASVWELRLAGVDPADADRAVEAFNEADTVEVQRMTKNGVRTFDARAAVVQLETHSEPADRPTDQPCAILRLVVRHVTPAVRPDDVLSGLRAVADLAPPVPAAVTRLAQGLFDEETGTVTDPLAPDREAAQAPTTAVPAAAAKAPA; encoded by the coding sequence GTGCAGCGCATCCGACTGCGCTACACCAAGCGCGGCCGCCTCCGGTTCACCAGCCACCGTGACTTCCAGCGCGCCTTCGAGCGTGCGTTGCGCCGTGCCGAGGTGCCGATGGCGTACTCGGCGGGGTTCACGCCGCATCCGAAGGTGTCGTACGCCAATGCCGCACCCACCGGCACGGGCAGTGAGGCGGAGTACCTGGAGATCGCGCTGACCGCGGCGCGTGACCCGGAGAAGCTGAGAATCCTCCTCGACGAGTCGCTGCCCGCCGGGCTCGACGTCGTCGACGCGGTCGAGGCCCGGACGTCGGGGCTCGCCGACCGGCTGACGGCCTCCGTCTGGGAGCTGCGGCTGGCGGGGGTGGACCCGGCCGACGCCGATCGCGCGGTGGAGGCCTTCAACGAGGCCGACACCGTAGAGGTCCAGCGCATGACCAAGAACGGCGTCCGCACCTTCGACGCCAGGGCCGCGGTCGTACAACTTGAGACGCACAGTGAACCTGCTGATAGGCCTACCGACCAGCCCTGTGCGATACTGCGGCTGGTTGTTCGGCACGTGACGCCTGCCGTACGACCCGACGACGTCCTGTCCGGTCTCCGCGCCGTGGCCGACCTGGCGCCGCCGGTCCCCGCAGCGGTGACCAGGCTGGCGCAGGGGCTTTTCGATGAAGAGACCGGCACGGTGACCGACCCGCTCGCGCCCGACCGCGAGGCAGCACAGGCCCCCACAACGGCCGTACCCGCTGCCGCCGCGAAGGCGCCCGCGTAG
- a CDS encoding ArsR/SmtB family transcription factor, whose product MSNQELKILGQDGDGSCCEGLATAPLDEERAADLAKIFKALGDPVRLRLMSMIASREGGEVCVCELTPAFDLSQPTISHHLKLLRQAGLIDCERRGTWVYYWVLPDALDRLAGFLAMPQTAKVFA is encoded by the coding sequence ATGTCGAATCAAGAGCTGAAGATCCTCGGTCAGGACGGGGATGGTTCCTGCTGCGAGGGACTGGCCACTGCGCCCCTGGATGAAGAGCGGGCGGCCGACCTGGCAAAGATCTTCAAAGCCCTGGGCGACCCGGTGCGTCTGCGGCTGATGTCGATGATCGCCTCGCGAGAGGGCGGCGAGGTGTGTGTCTGTGAGCTGACCCCTGCCTTCGACCTCTCGCAACCAACGATCTCGCACCACCTGAAGCTTCTCAGGCAGGCGGGGCTCATCGACTGTGAGCGCCGCGGTACCTGGGTCTACTACTGGGTGCTGCCCGATGCCCTCGACCGCTTGGCCGGATTCCTGGCCATGCCGCAGACGGCAAAGGTATTCGCGTGA
- a CDS encoding CYTH and CHAD domain-containing protein — translation MAETKREIERKYESDDSGLPDLTGAAGITSVLDKGVAELDATYYDTSDLRLATASITLRRRTGGSDAGWHLKLPVGPGIRDEIRAPLSDAVPDELAQLVRSRVREGQLVPVVRLRSSRDVRDLVDAKGRLLAEASVDAVRADRLFGGQGTAQWTEIEVELADGGDPVLLDKVEKRLRKAGVRPSKSASKLERALAETKGGHPRPKDTGPAEPVTAGDHVLAYIRAQRDAIVELDPAVRRDAEESVHDMRVATRRLRSTFRSFRKVLDRDVTDPIGAELKWLAGELGVGRDHEVLAERLGAALDELPSTLVSGPIHDRLRTWAKAGERGSRRRLLGVLDSRRYLTLLDSLDAVVADPPTLKAAAKKPAKVLAKAVRKDFGKVSALIEEGMEQPPGTDRDLGLHEARKKAKRTRYAAETAHPGLGKPAKALVKSMKSLQSLLGDHQDSVMARTTLRELSAVAHAAGESAFTYGVLYAREERRAERVEEALPKKWKKTSGSMRV, via the coding sequence ATGGCGGAGACGAAACGCGAGATCGAGCGCAAGTACGAATCCGACGACAGTGGACTGCCCGACCTGACCGGCGCCGCCGGGATCACGTCCGTCCTGGACAAGGGCGTCGCCGAGCTGGACGCGACCTACTACGACACCTCCGACCTGCGGCTGGCCACGGCATCCATCACGTTGCGCCGTCGTACCGGAGGCTCCGACGCCGGCTGGCACCTGAAACTGCCGGTCGGCCCGGGTATCCGGGACGAGATCCGGGCCCCGCTCTCCGACGCCGTACCCGACGAGCTCGCCCAGCTGGTCCGCTCCCGTGTGCGGGAGGGACAGCTGGTGCCCGTGGTGCGGCTGCGCTCCAGCCGGGACGTCCGCGACCTCGTCGACGCCAAGGGCCGGCTGCTCGCCGAGGCCAGTGTGGACGCCGTACGGGCGGACCGGCTGTTCGGCGGACAGGGCACCGCCCAGTGGACCGAGATCGAGGTGGAGCTCGCCGACGGCGGCGACCCGGTCCTCCTCGACAAGGTGGAGAAGCGGTTGCGCAAGGCGGGCGTCCGGCCGTCGAAGTCGGCGTCGAAGCTGGAGCGGGCGCTGGCGGAGACGAAGGGCGGGCATCCGCGGCCGAAGGACACGGGCCCCGCCGAGCCCGTCACCGCCGGAGACCACGTGCTGGCGTACATCCGTGCCCAGCGGGACGCGATCGTCGAGCTGGACCCGGCCGTGCGCCGGGACGCCGAGGAGTCGGTCCACGACATGCGGGTCGCCACCCGCAGGCTGCGCAGCACGTTCCGCTCCTTCCGCAAGGTTCTCGACCGGGACGTCACCGACCCGATCGGGGCCGAGCTGAAATGGCTGGCCGGGGAGCTGGGCGTGGGCCGCGACCACGAGGTGCTGGCCGAGCGGCTGGGCGCGGCCCTCGACGAACTGCCCTCCACTTTGGTGTCCGGCCCGATCCACGACCGGCTGCGCACCTGGGCCAAGGCCGGCGAGCGCGGCTCCCGCCGCCGTCTGCTCGGTGTACTCGACTCGCGGCGCTATCTGACGCTCCTCGACAGCCTGGACGCCGTGGTCGCCGACCCGCCGACGCTCAAGGCAGCCGCCAAGAAGCCGGCCAAGGTGCTCGCCAAGGCCGTGCGCAAGGACTTCGGGAAGGTCTCCGCGCTGATCGAGGAGGGCATGGAGCAGCCGCCCGGCACCGACCGCGACCTCGGACTGCACGAGGCCCGCAAGAAGGCCAAGCGGACGCGGTACGCGGCCGAGACGGCTCACCCGGGCCTCGGCAAGCCGGCCAAGGCCCTCGTCAAGTCCATGAAGTCGCTCCAGAGCCTGCTCGGCGACCACCAGGACAGCGTCATGGCCCGCACAACCCTGCGGGAGCTGTCCGCGGTGGCGCACGCGGCGGGGGAGAGCGCCTTCACCTACGGCGTGCTGTACGCCCGTGAGGAGCGGCGCGCGGAGCGGGTGGAGGAGGCACTGCCCAAGAAGTGGAAGAAGACCAGCGGCTCGATGCGGGTTTAG
- the rodA gene encoding rod shape-determining protein RodA, protein MTGANSFSVSGYGPERAGWTRVFARDSLARRLDWPILLSAIALSLIGSLLVYSATRNRTEINQGDPYYFLIRHLMNTGIGLALMIGTVWLGHRTLRNVVPILYGLSLMGILAVLTPLGSTVNGAHSWIVLGGGFSLQPSEFVKITIILGMAMLLAARVDAGDKPYPDHRTVVQALGLAAVPMLIVMLMPDLGSVMVMVMIVLGLLLASGASNRWVFGLLGAGAAGAIAVWQLHILDEYQIARFAAFANPSLDPAGVGYNTNQARIAIGSGGLTGAGLFHGSQTTGQFVPEQQTDFVFTVAGEELGFMGAGLIIVLLGVLLWRACRIARETTELYGTIVAAGIVAWFAFQSFENIGMTLGIMPVTGLPLPFVSYGGSSMFSVWVAVGLLQSIRVQRPMSA, encoded by the coding sequence ATGACCGGCGCGAACAGCTTCTCCGTCTCCGGATACGGGCCCGAGCGGGCCGGCTGGACGCGGGTCTTCGCCCGCGACTCGCTGGCCCGGCGGCTGGACTGGCCGATACTGCTGTCGGCGATCGCCCTGTCCCTGATCGGCTCGCTCCTGGTCTACTCGGCGACCCGCAACCGCACCGAGATCAACCAGGGCGACCCGTACTACTTCCTCATCCGCCACCTGATGAACACCGGCATCGGGCTCGCCCTGATGATCGGCACGGTCTGGCTCGGCCACCGCACCCTGCGCAACGTGGTGCCGATCCTGTACGGCCTCTCCCTGATGGGGATCCTGGCGGTGCTGACCCCGCTGGGTTCGACCGTCAACGGCGCGCACTCCTGGATCGTGCTCGGCGGCGGCTTCTCGCTCCAGCCCTCGGAGTTCGTGAAGATCACGATCATCCTGGGCATGGCGATGCTGCTCGCGGCCCGGGTCGACGCGGGCGACAAGCCCTACCCCGACCATCGCACGGTGGTCCAGGCGCTGGGTCTCGCGGCCGTCCCCATGCTGATCGTCATGCTGATGCCCGACCTCGGGTCGGTCATGGTGATGGTGATGATCGTGCTGGGCCTGCTGCTGGCCTCCGGCGCCTCCAACCGCTGGGTCTTCGGGCTCCTCGGTGCGGGCGCGGCCGGCGCGATCGCCGTCTGGCAGCTGCACATCCTCGACGAGTACCAGATCGCCCGCTTCGCCGCCTTCGCCAACCCCAGTCTCGACCCGGCGGGCGTCGGCTACAACACCAACCAGGCACGCATCGCCATCGGTTCCGGCGGTCTCACCGGGGCGGGGCTGTTCCACGGCTCGCAGACCACGGGCCAGTTCGTCCCGGAGCAGCAGACGGACTTCGTCTTCACCGTCGCGGGCGAGGAACTGGGCTTCATGGGCGCGGGCCTGATCATCGTCCTGCTGGGCGTGCTCCTGTGGCGCGCCTGCCGCATCGCCCGGGAGACGACCGAGCTGTACGGCACGATCGTCGCCGCCGGCATCGTGGCCTGGTTCGCCTTCCAGTCGTTCGAGAACATAGGGATGACCCTGGGGATCATGCCGGTGACGGGCCTGCCGCTGCCGTTCGTCTCCTATGGCGGCTCGTCGATGTTCTCGGTGTGGGTGGCGGTGGGGCTGTTGCAGTCCATCCGGGTGCAGCGGCCCATGTCGGCGTAG
- a CDS encoding aquaporin has translation MRVSAPLGRRVAAETVGSAALVAVVVGSGIQATELSRDVGVQLLANSTSTVFGLAVLILLLGPVSGAHFNPVVTLAVWFTGRRNADGLSLREVAAYVPAQIAGAVAGAVLADAMFSEPLVKWSAHDRFTGHLWLGEAVATAGLVLLIFGLNRTGHERFAPAAVASFIGAAYWFTSSTSFANPAVTIGRMFTDTFAGIAPTSVAPFIAAQLVGAAVGLSLVALLFGPAAPAETEVVMPQGDTELAVSPR, from the coding sequence ATTCGCGTGAGTGCGCCCCTGGGCCGCCGCGTCGCTGCAGAGACGGTTGGTTCGGCCGCGCTGGTCGCGGTGGTCGTCGGCTCGGGGATCCAGGCGACCGAACTCTCACGGGACGTGGGGGTCCAACTGCTCGCCAACTCCACTTCCACGGTCTTCGGACTGGCCGTGCTGATCCTGCTCCTCGGGCCGGTCTCCGGCGCGCACTTCAACCCGGTCGTCACCCTCGCAGTGTGGTTCACCGGTCGGAGGAACGCGGACGGGCTGAGTCTGCGGGAGGTGGCCGCGTACGTTCCGGCGCAGATCGCGGGGGCCGTCGCCGGCGCGGTCCTGGCCGATGCCATGTTCTCCGAACCCCTGGTGAAGTGGTCTGCTCATGACCGCTTCACAGGGCACCTATGGCTCGGGGAAGCAGTGGCGACCGCCGGACTGGTTCTGCTGATCTTCGGCCTGAACCGGACGGGGCACGAGCGATTCGCTCCGGCCGCTGTGGCGTCCTTCATCGGGGCCGCCTACTGGTTCACCTCCTCCACCTCCTTCGCGAACCCTGCGGTGACCATCGGCCGGATGTTCACCGACACCTTCGCCGGGATCGCCCCGACCTCCGTCGCGCCGTTCATCGCGGCTCAACTGGTGGGTGCTGCCGTCGGCTTGAGCCTGGTGGCGTTGCTTTTCGGGCCCGCCGCTCCTGCCGAAACCGAGGTCGTCATGCCGCAGGGCGACACCGAACTCGCTGTTTCTCCTCGCTGA
- a CDS encoding TIGR03960 family B12-binding radical SAM protein: protein MSVESVFPQLEALLPHVQKPIQYVGGELNSTVKPWESCDVHWALMYPDAYEVGLPNQGVMILYEVLNEQEGVLAERTYSVWPDLEALMREHAVPQFTVDSHRPVKAFDVFGLSFSTELGYTNMLTALDLAGIPLESKDRTVDDPIVLAGGHAAFNPEPIADFIDAAIIGDGEQAVLDMTKIIREWKAEGRPGGREEVLFRLAKTGSVYIPAFYDVEYLPDGRIARVVPNKSGVPWRVSKHTVMDLDEWPYPKQPLVPLAETVHERMSVEIFRGCTRGCRFCQAGMITRPVRERSITGIGDMVEKGLKATGFEEVGLLSLSSADHSEIGDIAKGLADRYEEDKIGLSLPSTRVDAFNVDLANELTRNGRRSGLTFAPEGGSERMRKVINKMVSEEDLIRTVSTAYGNGWRQVKLYFMCGLPTETDEDVLQIADMAMNVIAEGRKVSGQNDIRCTVSIGGFVPKPHTPFQWAPQLSAEETDARLEKLRDKIRGDKKYGRSIGFRYHDGKPGIVEGLLSRGDRRIGAVIRAVYEDGGRFDGWREHFSYDRWMACADKTLPAFGVDVDWYTTREKTYEEVLPWDHLDSGLDKDWLWEDWQDALDETEVEDCRWTPCFDCGVCPAMDTTIQIGPTGKKLLPLTVKKDAATSGHRH from the coding sequence ATGTCTGTCGAGTCGGTCTTCCCGCAGCTCGAAGCCTTGCTCCCGCATGTGCAGAAGCCGATCCAGTACGTGGGCGGCGAGCTCAACTCCACCGTCAAGCCCTGGGAGTCCTGCGACGTCCACTGGGCGCTCATGTACCCGGACGCGTACGAGGTCGGTCTGCCCAACCAGGGCGTCATGATCCTCTACGAGGTCCTGAACGAGCAGGAGGGCGTCCTCGCCGAGCGCACGTACAGCGTGTGGCCGGACCTGGAGGCACTGATGCGGGAGCACGCCGTCCCGCAGTTCACGGTGGACAGCCACCGCCCGGTGAAGGCGTTCGACGTGTTCGGCCTGTCGTTCTCGACGGAGCTGGGCTACACGAACATGCTGACCGCCCTGGACCTCGCCGGCATTCCGCTGGAGTCCAAGGACCGCACGGTCGACGACCCGATCGTCCTCGCGGGCGGCCACGCCGCGTTCAACCCCGAGCCGATCGCCGACTTCATCGACGCGGCGATCATCGGCGACGGCGAGCAGGCCGTCCTCGACATGACGAAGATCATCCGCGAGTGGAAGGCGGAGGGCCGGCCGGGCGGCCGCGAGGAGGTCCTCTTCCGCCTCGCGAAGACGGGCTCGGTGTACATCCCGGCGTTCTACGACGTCGAGTACCTGCCGGACGGCCGGATCGCGCGGGTCGTACCCAACAAGTCCGGCGTGCCGTGGCGCGTGTCGAAGCACACCGTCATGGACCTGGACGAGTGGCCGTACCCCAAGCAGCCGCTGGTCCCGCTCGCCGAGACGGTCCACGAGCGCATGTCGGTGGAGATCTTCCGCGGCTGCACGCGCGGCTGCCGCTTCTGCCAGGCCGGCATGATCACCCGCCCGGTGCGCGAACGCTCCATCACCGGCATCGGCGACATGGTGGAGAAGGGCCTGAAGGCGACGGGCTTCGAGGAGGTCGGCCTCCTCTCCCTGTCGAGCGCGGACCACAGCGAGATCGGCGACATCGCCAAGGGCCTGGCGGACCGGTACGAGGAGGACAAGATCGGCCTGTCCCTCCCCTCCACCCGGGTGGACGCCTTCAACGTCGACCTGGCGAACGAGCTGACCCGCAACGGCCGCCGCTCCGGCCTGACCTTCGCGCCCGAGGGCGGCTCGGAGCGCATGCGCAAGGTCATCAACAAGATGGTCTCGGAAGAGGACCTGATCCGGACGGTCTCCACCGCCTACGGCAACGGCTGGCGGCAGGTGAAGCTGTACTTCATGTGCGGTCTGCCGACGGAGACCGACGAGGACGTGCTGCAGATTGCCGACATGGCGATGAACGTGATCGCCGAGGGCCGCAAGGTCTCCGGCCAGAACGACATCCGCTGCACGGTGTCGATCGGCGGCTTCGTCCCGAAGCCCCACACCCCGTTCCAGTGGGCCCCGCAGCTCTCCGCCGAGGAGACGGACGCGCGCCTGGAGAAGCTCCGCGACAAGATCCGCGGCGACAAGAAGTACGGCCGCTCCATCGGGTTCCGCTACCACGACGGCAAGCCGGGCATCGTCGAAGGCCTGCTCTCGCGCGGCGACCGCCGCATCGGCGCGGTCATCCGGGCCGTCTACGAGGACGGTGGCCGCTTCGACGGCTGGCGCGAGCACTTCTCCTACGACCGCTGGATGGCGTGCGCCGACAAGACGCTGCCCGCCTTCGGCGTGGACGTCGACTGGTACACCACGCGCGAGAAGACCTACGAGGAGGTCCTGCCCTGGGACCACCTGGACTCGGGCCTCGACAAGGACTGGCTCTGGGAGGACTGGCAGGACGCCCTCGACGAAACAGAGGTCGAGGACTGCCGCTGGACGCCTTGCTTCGACTGCGGGGTCTGTCCCGCCATGGACACGACAATCCAGATTGGCCCCACGGGTAAGAAGCTGCTGCCGCTGACGGTCAAGAAGGACGCTGCGACCAGCGGACACCGGCACTGA
- a CDS encoding glycosyltransferase translates to MKQQTLCLCMIVKDESRVIERCLESVRPLIDYWVISDTGSTDGTQELIRKVLDGIPGELHEEPWVDFGHNRTQNIQHARRKADYLLTLDADHVMRQDAPLPRLTAGSYMLRYDTPGTQHRFKHLMRGDWAWRYEGVTHEYPCTDEPDRQENLDALVIEDHADGGCRSDKFERDARLLRSELERDPNNPRTVFYLANTERDLGHVDEAIALYERRAGLGGWGEEVYCSLLEAGILKAEKADDWPGAMDAFSRAWESRPARLEAVYELASRLRLQSRYHTAYALLGGVVGAREPDDLLFTKSWVYQWGLLFEFSICAYWVGDHTAAVRACDALLAMPDLPDAIRQQTATNREFSVQHVRAVPRSAAPVRRPKASRAGKAARTRKR, encoded by the coding sequence GTGAAACAGCAGACCCTGTGCCTGTGCATGATCGTCAAGGACGAGTCGCGGGTGATCGAACGCTGCCTGGAGTCCGTCCGCCCCCTCATCGACTACTGGGTGATCTCCGACACCGGTTCCACGGACGGCACGCAGGAGCTGATCCGCAAGGTGCTCGACGGCATCCCGGGCGAGCTCCACGAGGAACCCTGGGTCGACTTCGGGCACAACCGCACGCAGAACATCCAGCACGCCCGCCGCAAGGCCGACTACCTGCTCACCCTCGACGCCGACCACGTCATGCGTCAGGACGCCCCGCTGCCCCGGCTGACGGCGGGCTCGTACATGCTGCGCTACGACACTCCGGGCACGCAGCACCGCTTCAAGCACCTCATGCGCGGCGACTGGGCCTGGCGCTACGAGGGCGTCACCCACGAGTACCCGTGCACCGACGAGCCCGATCGGCAGGAGAACCTGGACGCGCTCGTCATCGAGGACCACGCCGACGGCGGCTGTCGCAGCGACAAGTTCGAGCGCGACGCGCGCCTGCTGCGGAGCGAGTTGGAGCGCGATCCCAACAACCCGCGCACCGTCTTCTACCTCGCCAACACCGAACGCGACCTGGGACACGTGGATGAGGCGATCGCGCTGTACGAGCGGCGGGCCGGCCTCGGCGGCTGGGGCGAGGAGGTGTACTGCTCGCTTCTGGAGGCAGGGATCCTCAAAGCGGAGAAGGCCGACGACTGGCCCGGCGCCATGGACGCGTTCTCCCGCGCCTGGGAGTCCCGCCCCGCCCGCCTCGAAGCCGTCTACGAACTGGCCTCGCGACTGCGCCTGCAGAGCCGCTATCACACCGCGTACGCCCTGCTCGGCGGGGTCGTCGGCGCCCGCGAGCCGGACGACCTGCTGTTCACCAAGTCGTGGGTGTACCAGTGGGGTCTGCTCTTCGAGTTCTCCATCTGCGCCTACTGGGTCGGTGACCACACGGCCGCCGTCCGGGCCTGCGACGCGCTGCTGGCGATGCCGGACCTGCCCGACGCCATCCGTCAACAGACCGCGACCAACCGGGAGTTCTCCGTCCAGCACGTCAGGGCCGTGCCCCGGTCGGCCGCCCCGGTCCGTCGGCCGAAGGCCTCCAGGGCCGGCAAGGCGGCCAGGACCCGGAAGAGGTGA
- the arsM gene encoding arsenite methyltransferase, producing MSDQSTDLRETVRQRYAAAAVQVSEGGTACCGPQPIEVDENFGSTLYAADERETLPAEAVAASLGCGNPSAVAELREGERVLDLGSGGGIDVLLSARRVGPTGKAYGLDMTDEMLTLALANAEKAGATNVEFLRGTIEAIPLPANSIDVVISNCVINLSTDKPAVFAETYRALKPGGRIGVSDVVADDSLTPTQRGERGDYVGCIAGALSFEEYRAGLEAAGFTDIEIVPTHPVADGMHSATIRAYKPAVTPQPDPQTDTSTDTSTDTCCGLNACCTEVETSADPTVSVSAAKAASGCGCGCGCGCGCGCQS from the coding sequence ATGTCCGACCAGTCCACCGACCTACGGGAAACCGTCCGCCAGCGCTACGCGGCCGCGGCCGTGCAGGTCAGCGAAGGGGGCACCGCCTGTTGCGGGCCTCAGCCCATTGAGGTCGACGAGAACTTCGGCTCGACCCTGTACGCCGCCGACGAGCGCGAGACCCTGCCCGCCGAGGCCGTGGCCGCCTCCCTCGGTTGCGGCAACCCCAGCGCCGTCGCCGAGCTGCGCGAGGGCGAACGCGTCCTCGATCTCGGCTCCGGTGGCGGCATCGACGTGCTGCTCTCCGCCCGCCGGGTAGGCCCCACCGGCAAGGCGTACGGCCTCGACATGACCGACGAGATGCTGACCCTGGCCCTCGCCAACGCCGAGAAGGCCGGCGCGACGAACGTCGAGTTCCTCAGGGGCACCATCGAGGCGATCCCCCTGCCCGCGAACAGCATCGACGTCGTGATCTCCAACTGTGTGATCAACCTGTCCACCGACAAGCCCGCCGTTTTCGCCGAGACCTACCGTGCACTCAAGCCGGGCGGTCGGATCGGCGTGTCCGACGTGGTCGCCGACGACTCACTCACCCCGACCCAGCGCGGGGAGCGCGGCGACTACGTGGGATGCATCGCGGGCGCGCTCTCCTTCGAGGAGTACCGCGCAGGACTGGAAGCGGCCGGGTTCACGGACATCGAGATCGTTCCGACGCATCCGGTAGCCGACGGCATGCACTCCGCCACCATCCGCGCGTACAAGCCGGCGGTGACTCCGCAGCCCGACCCCCAGACGGACACATCGACGGACACATCGACGGACACATGCTGCGGACTGAACGCCTGCTGCACCGAGGTCGAGACGTCGGCAGACCCCACCGTCAGCGTCAGCGCGGCGAAGGCGGCATCCGGCTGCGGCTGCGGCTGCGGCTGCGGCTGCGGCTGCGGCTGTCAGAGCTGA